From Tepidisphaeraceae bacterium, one genomic window encodes:
- a CDS encoding Uma2 family endonuclease, producing the protein MPSIATQIVTARELWKNPPPGRCELIRGEIVMMAPSGFDHGATIINLSFLLAAHVKKHKLGVVVGAETGFIVARDPDTVRGADIAFVRADRLLGPRPKSFWIGAPDLAVEVLSPDDRPGEVARKVDDYLAAGALLVWVVSPKRKSITVHQPMAEPRTLRSTDTLDGGIVLSGFRCKVAQAFE; encoded by the coding sequence ATGCCCTCCATCGCGACCCAGATCGTGACCGCCCGCGAGTTGTGGAAGAATCCGCCGCCGGGACGGTGTGAGCTGATTCGGGGAGAGATCGTCATGATGGCACCGTCGGGGTTCGATCACGGGGCGACGATCATCAACCTGTCGTTCTTGTTGGCGGCGCACGTTAAGAAGCACAAACTTGGGGTAGTGGTTGGGGCCGAGACCGGTTTCATCGTCGCGCGCGATCCGGACACGGTTCGCGGGGCGGACATTGCCTTTGTACGGGCGGATCGGCTGCTAGGACCACGGCCGAAATCGTTTTGGATCGGCGCTCCGGACCTCGCGGTCGAAGTGTTGTCCCCCGATGATCGGCCCGGGGAAGTGGCGCGCAAGGTGGACGATTACCTGGCGGCCGGCGCGTTGTTGGTGTGGGTCGTCAGTCCGAAGCGCAAGAGCATTACTGTTCACCAACCAATGGCCGAGCCGCGCACGCTGCGGTCGACCGACACGCTCGATGGCGGCATCGTGCTGAGCGGGTTCCGCTGCAAGGTGGCGCAGGCGTTCGAGTGA
- the lepA gene encoding translation elongation factor 4 — translation MQIRNFSIIAHIDHGKSTLSDRLLMRAGAITEREFKEQILDDMDLERERGITIKASAVTVFHEHNGEKYMLNFIDTPGHVDFHYEVQKALQACEGAILVVDSTQGVQAQTVANAYAAVEVGLEIIPVINKIDLPGADATRVAEEIEQVLGFPAEDAILVSAKTGQGIDDLIGKLCEQLPPPTGNPDAPLRALIFDSIYDDYRGVIVYVRVVDGKLTKGQKIKLMGTDREYFVTDVGKLVPRPARVPGIGTGEVGFIVAAIKDLHDVRIGDTVTDALAPAPEALPGYKPIQQMVYCDFYPGGKTQYDELRDAMDRLQLNDSSFTFEPESSDALGFGFRCGFLGLLHMEIIQERLEREFNIEVIQTAPTVTYEILQTDGATIKIDSPSELPNPTVVAEIREPFIQMNLILPAESVGLMMTLCEDRRGVYQKTEYIGASRVILVYEMPLAEVIFDFYDRLKSGTKGYGTMDYDVIGFRQGDLVKMDILVNGDRVDALSVIVHRNQAEKRGRNLLVRLKEEIDKHLFEIPLQAAIGGKIIARETIKSVGKNVTAKCYGGDVSRKRKLLEKQKEGKKRMKRVGSVDIPQEAFMAILESGD, via the coding sequence ATGCAGATTCGCAACTTTTCGATTATTGCTCACATTGACCACGGCAAGTCCACGCTGTCCGACCGCCTGCTGATGCGCGCCGGCGCCATCACCGAACGCGAGTTCAAGGAACAGATCCTCGACGACATGGACCTCGAGCGCGAGCGCGGCATCACGATCAAGGCGTCGGCCGTCACGGTGTTCCATGAACACAACGGCGAGAAGTACATGCTGAACTTCATCGACACGCCCGGTCACGTCGACTTCCACTACGAGGTGCAGAAGGCACTTCAGGCGTGCGAGGGCGCGATCCTCGTGGTCGACAGCACCCAAGGCGTGCAGGCGCAAACCGTCGCTAACGCCTATGCCGCCGTCGAGGTGGGGCTGGAAATCATCCCGGTCATCAACAAGATCGACCTGCCCGGCGCCGACGCGACACGCGTCGCTGAGGAAATCGAGCAGGTGCTCGGATTCCCCGCTGAAGACGCGATCCTCGTCTCGGCCAAGACGGGCCAGGGCATCGACGACCTGATCGGCAAGCTCTGTGAGCAATTGCCGCCCCCCACCGGCAACCCCGACGCGCCACTGCGCGCCCTGATCTTCGACAGCATCTACGACGACTACCGCGGCGTGATCGTTTACGTGCGCGTGGTCGACGGCAAGTTGACGAAGGGCCAGAAGATCAAGCTGATGGGGACCGATCGCGAGTACTTCGTGACCGACGTCGGCAAGCTCGTTCCCCGCCCGGCGCGCGTGCCCGGCATCGGCACGGGTGAGGTGGGCTTCATCGTCGCCGCCATCAAGGACCTGCACGACGTTCGCATCGGCGACACCGTTACCGACGCCCTTGCGCCGGCCCCCGAAGCGCTGCCCGGTTACAAGCCGATCCAGCAGATGGTCTACTGCGACTTCTACCCCGGCGGCAAGACGCAATACGATGAACTGCGCGACGCGATGGACCGATTGCAGCTGAACGACTCGTCGTTCACCTTCGAGCCCGAAAGCAGCGATGCGCTCGGCTTCGGTTTCCGCTGTGGCTTCCTGGGTTTGCTGCACATGGAGATCATCCAGGAGCGGCTGGAGCGCGAGTTCAACATTGAGGTCATCCAGACGGCCCCCACGGTTACCTATGAGATCCTGCAGACCGACGGCGCCACGATCAAGATCGACAGCCCCAGCGAGCTGCCCAACCCCACCGTGGTCGCCGAGATTCGCGAGCCGTTCATTCAGATGAACCTGATTCTGCCGGCCGAAAGCGTCGGCCTGATGATGACGCTCTGCGAGGACCGCCGCGGCGTGTACCAGAAGACGGAGTACATCGGCGCATCCCGCGTCATCCTCGTCTACGAGATGCCGCTGGCCGAGGTGATCTTCGACTTCTACGACCGCCTGAAGAGCGGCACCAAGGGCTACGGCACGATGGACTACGACGTCATCGGCTTCCGCCAGGGCGACCTCGTGAAGATGGACATCCTCGTCAACGGCGACCGCGTCGACGCGCTCTCCGTCATCGTCCACCGCAACCAGGCCGAAAAGCGTGGCCGCAACCTGCTGGTGCGCCTGAAGGAGGAAATCGACAAGCATTTGTTCGAGATTCCCCTGCAGGCCGCGATCGGTGGCAAGATCATCGCGCGCGAGACGATCAAGTCCGTCGGCAAAAACGTCACCGCCAAGTGCTACGGCGGCGACGTCAGCCGTAAGCGCAAGCTGCTGGAGAAGCAAAAGGAAGGCAAGAAGCGCATGAAGCGCGTCGGCAGTGTCGACATCCCGCAGGAGGCGTTCATGGCCATTCTGGAGAGTGGGGATTAG
- a CDS encoding ammonium transporter codes for MSNQLLRRWALPAVLAMAVVVPAVCMAQDTMTPPPAAAEVAAVVEAAVEAPATSDEMFRVNNVWMMVCTGLVFLMHLGFATLETGLCRAKNTVNILTKNAAIPMIGVITYYAIGFNLMYPGDEGWTVSNWIGAFSPGIATDAAGVTSGYNVGYTYWTDFLFQAMFCATACTIVSGAVAERIKLYPFLIFSTLFTAFAYPLMGAWKWGYGWLHDMATPFYDFAGSTLVHSVGGWAALVGIILLGPRLGKYNADGSTNPIPGHNMPLVAAGVFMLFLGWFGFNGGSVLSADPGLVSLVLVTTTLAGAAGTLAALFTSQLVLGKPDFSMAMNGALAGLVGITAGADKMTPGIAIIIGLVAGILVVFAVLFFDKIRIDDPVGALSVHLVCGIWGTLAVGIFGELASVQQLISQLIGVAAYGIATVAFSFVFFGIIKAVMGLRVSEAEEIEGLDIGEHGMEAYPNFATPTIDGMGDSSTTAGTRRAVTA; via the coding sequence ATGTCGAACCAGTTACTCCGTCGGTGGGCCTTGCCTGCCGTTCTCGCAATGGCCGTGGTGGTGCCTGCCGTCTGCATGGCGCAGGACACCATGACGCCTCCCCCGGCCGCCGCCGAAGTGGCGGCGGTGGTGGAAGCCGCGGTTGAAGCGCCGGCGACGTCGGACGAGATGTTTCGCGTCAACAACGTGTGGATGATGGTCTGTACCGGGCTGGTCTTCCTGATGCACCTGGGCTTCGCCACGCTGGAAACCGGCTTGTGCCGGGCGAAGAACACCGTCAACATCCTGACGAAGAACGCCGCGATCCCGATGATCGGCGTGATCACGTACTACGCGATCGGCTTCAACCTGATGTACCCGGGCGATGAGGGCTGGACGGTCAGCAACTGGATCGGCGCGTTCTCGCCGGGCATTGCCACGGATGCGGCGGGCGTCACCAGCGGCTACAACGTCGGCTACACGTACTGGACCGACTTCCTGTTCCAGGCGATGTTCTGCGCTACTGCCTGCACAATCGTTTCGGGTGCGGTCGCCGAGCGCATCAAGCTCTACCCGTTCCTGATCTTCTCGACATTGTTCACCGCGTTCGCCTATCCGCTCATGGGCGCGTGGAAGTGGGGCTATGGCTGGCTGCATGACATGGCCACCCCGTTCTATGACTTTGCCGGTTCGACGCTGGTGCACTCGGTGGGTGGCTGGGCCGCGCTGGTCGGCATCATCCTCCTTGGGCCCCGTCTCGGTAAGTACAACGCCGACGGTTCGACCAATCCGATCCCCGGCCACAACATGCCGCTGGTGGCCGCCGGCGTGTTCATGCTGTTCCTCGGTTGGTTCGGCTTCAACGGCGGTTCGGTGCTGAGCGCCGATCCGGGTCTGGTATCGCTCGTGCTCGTTACGACGACCCTCGCCGGCGCCGCTGGTACGCTGGCCGCGCTGTTCACGTCGCAGCTGGTCCTGGGCAAGCCCGACTTCTCGATGGCGATGAACGGCGCGTTGGCAGGCCTCGTCGGTATCACCGCAGGTGCTGACAAGATGACTCCGGGGATTGCGATCATCATCGGTCTGGTCGCCGGCATCTTGGTGGTCTTCGCGGTCCTGTTCTTCGACAAGATCCGCATCGACGATCCGGTCGGCGCCCTGTCCGTCCACCTTGTGTGCGGCATCTGGGGCACGCTGGCGGTCGGCATCTTCGGTGAGCTGGCCAGCGTACAGCAGCTCATCAGCCAGCTGATCGGTGTGGCTGCCTACGGCATCGCCACTGTGGCCTTCAGCTTCGTCTTCTTCGGCATTATCAAGGCCGTCATGGGCCTGCGTGTGAGCGAAGCGGAAGAGATCGAAGGTCTGGACATCGGCGAGCACGGGATGGAAGCCTATCCCAACTTCGCCACCCCCACGATCGACGGTATGGGCGACAGCAGCACCACGGCCGGCACCCGCCGGGCGGTGACGGCCTAA
- a CDS encoding ammonium transporter: MQSEFWRRRRSTLTAAAMVLCVTVFCGLVSAQEVAPQVAPIAEATVVEAPAIESADRIIRGVDTGSTAWMLVSSAFVLLMVPGLALFYGGMVRAKNVLNMFLCCMVAIGVIGITWTIYGYAIAFGSQSLISIENEGGTPWSLLGWDRSLLFLQAFSDFKRSVYSGNTTGAVTTHIPELAFVMFQGKFAIITPAIIVGALAERVRFGPFVLFMVLWSTFIYLPVAHWVWNVNGWLYQYGALDFAGGTVVHVLGGVSGLAVCLVLGPRTGYGRIPMPPHSLGLTLIGAGLLWFGWFGFNAGSAIALPGEELPVAGAIAALAFTNTQIAAAAAATAWMFVEWAHGGKPTILGFASGMVAGLVVITPCAGHVLPWHSLIIGGLGGGVCYFGCRLKNVFKYDDSLDAFGVHGIGGALGAVLVGVFAIRPVMGGLEQVTKQVVAVVVCAAFAFVGSLILAQIIKMTVGLRVSEEDEFDGLDIAVHGESGYNLTEPMGSNMAGAEGYPDARGSSAHR; the protein is encoded by the coding sequence ATGCAGAGTGAGTTCTGGAGGCGCCGCCGGTCCACGTTGACCGCCGCTGCGATGGTTTTGTGCGTCACGGTGTTCTGCGGACTGGTTAGCGCTCAGGAGGTGGCCCCGCAGGTCGCTCCGATCGCCGAGGCTACCGTCGTCGAAGCCCCTGCGATCGAATCGGCCGATAGGATCATTCGCGGTGTCGACACCGGTTCGACCGCGTGGATGCTCGTCTCCAGCGCGTTCGTTCTGCTGATGGTGCCTGGCCTGGCGCTGTTCTACGGCGGGATGGTGCGCGCCAAGAACGTGCTGAACATGTTCCTCTGCTGCATGGTCGCGATCGGCGTCATCGGCATCACCTGGACGATCTACGGCTACGCGATCGCGTTCGGCAGCCAATCGCTGATTTCGATCGAGAACGAGGGCGGCACGCCCTGGAGCCTGTTGGGGTGGGACAGAAGCCTGCTCTTCCTGCAGGCGTTCTCCGACTTCAAGCGATCGGTCTATAGCGGCAACACCACCGGGGCGGTCACGACCCACATCCCCGAACTGGCGTTCGTGATGTTCCAAGGGAAGTTCGCGATCATCACGCCAGCGATCATTGTTGGGGCGCTGGCCGAGCGGGTGCGATTTGGCCCGTTCGTGCTGTTCATGGTGCTCTGGAGCACGTTCATCTACCTGCCGGTGGCCCACTGGGTGTGGAACGTGAACGGCTGGCTGTACCAGTACGGCGCGCTCGACTTCGCGGGTGGCACGGTCGTTCACGTGTTGGGTGGTGTGAGTGGCTTGGCGGTCTGCCTCGTGTTGGGGCCGCGCACGGGTTACGGGCGCATCCCGATGCCGCCGCACAGCTTGGGATTGACGTTGATCGGTGCGGGCCTGCTGTGGTTCGGCTGGTTCGGCTTCAACGCCGGCTCGGCGATCGCGTTGCCGGGTGAGGAACTGCCCGTCGCCGGCGCGATTGCGGCGCTGGCCTTCACCAACACCCAGATCGCCGCCGCGGCCGCCGCGACGGCGTGGATGTTCGTCGAGTGGGCGCACGGTGGAAAACCGACGATCCTCGGCTTCGCCAGCGGCATGGTCGCGGGGCTAGTCGTCATCACGCCTTGCGCCGGTCACGTGCTGCCATGGCATTCGCTGATCATCGGCGGCCTGGGTGGGGGCGTCTGCTACTTCGGGTGTCGGCTGAAGAACGTGTTCAAGTATGACGACTCGCTCGACGCATTCGGCGTCCACGGCATCGGTGGGGCGCTGGGGGCCGTGCTCGTCGGTGTCTTCGCGATCCGCCCGGTCATGGGTGGCCTCGAACAGGTGACCAAGCAGGTCGTGGCCGTCGTGGTCTGCGCGGCCTTCGCGTTCGTCGGCAGCCTGATCCTGGCGCAGATCATCAAGATGACCGTCGGCCTGCGCGTCTCGGAGGAGGACGAGTTCGATGGTTTGGACATCGCCGTCCATGGCGAGTCCGGCTACAACCTCACCGAACCCATGGGCTCCAACATGGCCGGCGCCGAGGGCTACCCCGACGCGCGTGGTTCCAGTGCTCATCGGTAG
- a CDS encoding anthranilate synthase component I family protein yields the protein MTSPRINLATSAANETFANRWPTGFLQPRIALRCEADGTVTATAGTSVFKRWSEPLEALDWMSTQFPFKGGRWVGHLSYDLGRWFERLPAPPRDDLNVPLFHFHYCVPLLDRSNFAEPRHPTSDAPLRGHFSRPAYEAAVQRAIDYIAAGDVFQVNLSQRFTVGVPDQPADVYYRLSRETPALFGGLLNYDDYAIISNSPELLLRVTAGRHVTTRPIKGTRPATDGMEEALRDSAKDAAELNMIVDLERNDLGRVCEIGSVRVTEPRRIERHPTVLHGVATIEGQLRNDVSFVQLLRATFPGGSVTGAPKVRAMEIIDELEPVRRGPYCGAIGYLNADGSMEFNVAIRTMVLKDGLAHVSVGGGIVADSNPAEEYDETIVKAKAMFAALGVGDASMLVI from the coding sequence ATGACATCGCCACGCATCAATCTTGCCACGTCTGCAGCGAACGAGACCTTTGCCAACCGCTGGCCGACCGGGTTTCTGCAACCACGAATCGCACTGCGCTGTGAGGCGGACGGGACCGTCACCGCAACGGCTGGGACGAGCGTCTTCAAGCGGTGGAGCGAACCCCTGGAAGCGCTGGACTGGATGTCGACGCAGTTCCCGTTCAAGGGGGGCCGCTGGGTCGGGCATCTCAGCTACGACCTTGGCCGCTGGTTCGAGCGCTTGCCCGCCCCGCCGCGGGATGACCTGAACGTGCCGCTGTTCCACTTCCACTACTGCGTACCGTTGCTGGACCGCAGCAACTTCGCCGAGCCACGGCACCCGACGAGCGACGCGCCGTTGCGTGGACACTTCTCACGCCCCGCCTACGAGGCCGCCGTCCAACGCGCGATCGACTACATCGCTGCCGGCGACGTGTTCCAGGTGAACCTGTCCCAGCGCTTCACCGTCGGCGTGCCCGACCAACCGGCCGACGTCTACTACCGCTTGAGCCGGGAAACCCCCGCGCTCTTCGGCGGGCTGTTGAACTACGACGATTACGCGATCATCAGCAACTCCCCCGAACTGCTGCTCCGCGTAACCGCTGGCCGGCACGTCACGACGCGCCCGATCAAGGGCACGCGCCCTGCGACCGACGGAATGGAAGAGGCCCTTCGCGACAGCGCCAAGGACGCCGCCGAGCTGAACATGATCGTCGACCTGGAGCGCAACGACCTCGGCCGGGTCTGCGAGATCGGTTCGGTGCGCGTGACCGAGCCCCGCCGCATCGAGCGCCATCCCACCGTGCTGCACGGCGTGGCGACCATCGAGGGCCAGCTCCGCAACGACGTCTCGTTCGTTCAACTGCTGCGCGCCACCTTCCCCGGCGGCAGCGTCACCGGCGCGCCCAAGGTGCGTGCGATGGAGATCATCGACGAACTGGAACCCGTCCGCCGCGGCCCCTACTGCGGCGCGATCGGCTACCTGAACGCCGACGGATCGATGGAGTTCAACGTCGCCATCCGCACGATGGTGCTAAAGGACGGCCTCGCCCACGTCTCCGTCGGCGGCGGCATCGTCGCCGACTCCAACCCGGCCGAGGAATACGATGAGACGATCGTGAAGGCCAAAGCGATGTTCGCCGCGCTGGGCGTGGGCGATGCTTCGATGTTAGTTATATGA
- a CDS encoding glutamine synthetase III, which translates to MSTVRQEAVRSIATAKHTLNRVDFRKIHVKELFGSNVFNEEVQRQRLPKPIFKALQKTIRHGAPLDPNIADAVASAMKDWALEKGATHYTHLFQPMTGITAEKHDSFLAPDGVGGAVAEFSGKELIKGEPDASSFPSGGLRATFEARGYTAWDPTSPAYIVENPNGSTLVIPTAFLSWTGEALDKKTPLLKSMDALSTQALRVLKLFGKDAGRVITTVGPEQEYFLIDKAFYYARPDLIACGRTLFGAQPPKGQELEDQYFGTIPERVLAYMAEVEAELFKLGVPVKTRHNEVAPSQYEIAPIFENSNLATDHQNLTQEVLRKTADKYSLVCLLHEKPFAGINGSGKHNNWSMSTETENLLEPGNTPHENAQFLVFTAAVIRAVARHSKILRLAIASAHNDHRLGANEAPPAIISIFLGDQLNDVIEQIEKGGAKSSRQGGMFQTGVSVLPQLPKEAGDRNRTSPFAFTGNKFEFRAVGSSANIAGANTVLNTIVAESLDYVATDLEKATKGGKSLTEAIQALLPGIIKENKKVIFNGNGYGEEWHAEAEKRGLPNLKNTVDVLPTIVEPDTIALFTKYNVYTERELQSRFNILSEAYVKALTIEGKTALLMAKTMILPAALRYQKEVGESIAAVKAAGVTSAAGTETFSTLVNTINELTDGIKKLEKAVNHHVEGEPYDHAKHAREHVFTALGTVREAGDKLEAIVADDLWPLPTYREMLFIR; encoded by the coding sequence ATGTCCACCGTTCGCCAAGAGGCGGTCCGAAGCATTGCAACGGCTAAGCACACGCTGAACCGCGTCGATTTTCGCAAGATCCACGTGAAGGAGCTGTTCGGCTCCAACGTGTTCAACGAGGAAGTGCAGCGTCAACGTCTGCCCAAGCCCATCTTTAAGGCCCTGCAGAAGACGATCCGGCACGGCGCCCCGCTCGATCCCAACATCGCCGACGCCGTCGCGTCGGCCATGAAGGACTGGGCGCTGGAGAAGGGCGCGACCCACTACACCCACCTGTTCCAGCCGATGACCGGCATCACCGCCGAGAAGCACGACAGCTTCCTGGCACCCGATGGCGTCGGTGGCGCGGTGGCCGAGTTCAGTGGCAAGGAACTGATCAAGGGCGAGCCCGACGCGTCGTCGTTCCCCTCGGGTGGCCTGCGCGCCACCTTCGAGGCCCGCGGCTATACCGCGTGGGACCCGACCAGCCCGGCCTACATCGTCGAGAACCCCAACGGCTCGACGCTGGTCATCCCGACCGCGTTCCTGAGCTGGACGGGTGAGGCGCTGGACAAGAAGACCCCGCTGCTGAAGTCGATGGACGCGCTGTCGACCCAGGCGCTGCGCGTGCTGAAGCTGTTCGGTAAGGACGCCGGCCGCGTGATCACGACCGTGGGCCCGGAACAGGAATACTTCCTGATCGACAAGGCCTTCTACTACGCCCGCCCCGACCTGATCGCCTGTGGCCGCACACTGTTCGGCGCGCAGCCCCCGAAGGGCCAGGAACTGGAAGACCAGTACTTCGGCACGATCCCCGAGCGCGTGCTCGCGTACATGGCCGAGGTGGAAGCCGAGCTGTTCAAGCTGGGCGTGCCCGTGAAGACGCGTCACAACGAGGTGGCCCCCAGCCAGTACGAGATCGCCCCGATCTTCGAGAACAGCAACCTTGCGACCGACCACCAGAACCTGACGCAGGAAGTGCTGCGTAAGACGGCCGACAAGTACAGCCTGGTCTGCCTGCTGCACGAGAAGCCGTTCGCCGGCATCAACGGTAGCGGCAAGCACAACAACTGGTCGATGAGCACCGAGACCGAGAACCTGCTCGAACCGGGCAACACGCCCCACGAGAACGCGCAGTTCCTGGTCTTCACCGCCGCCGTCATTCGCGCCGTCGCCCGCCACAGCAAGATCCTTCGCCTGGCGATCGCGTCGGCCCACAACGATCACCGTCTGGGCGCCAACGAGGCCCCGCCGGCGATCATCTCGATCTTCCTCGGCGATCAGCTGAACGACGTGATCGAGCAGATCGAAAAGGGTGGCGCCAAGAGCAGCCGCCAGGGTGGCATGTTCCAGACGGGCGTCAGCGTCCTGCCGCAGTTGCCCAAGGAGGCCGGCGACCGCAACCGCACGTCACCGTTCGCCTTCACGGGCAACAAGTTCGAGTTCCGCGCCGTCGGCAGCTCGGCCAACATCGCCGGCGCCAACACGGTGCTGAACACGATCGTCGCCGAGTCGCTCGACTACGTCGCGACGGATCTGGAAAAGGCGACCAAGGGTGGTAAGAGCCTGACCGAGGCCATCCAGGCCCTGCTGCCGGGCATTATCAAGGAGAACAAGAAGGTCATCTTCAACGGCAACGGGTACGGTGAGGAATGGCACGCCGAGGCCGAGAAGCGCGGCCTGCCGAACCTGAAGAACACCGTCGACGTGCTGCCGACGATCGTGGAGCCCGACACGATCGCGCTGTTCACGAAGTACAACGTCTACACCGAGCGCGAGCTGCAGAGCCGGTTCAACATCCTGTCGGAAGCGTACGTGAAGGCGCTGACGATCGAGGGCAAGACCGCTCTGCTGATGGCCAAGACGATGATCCTGCCGGCCGCCCTTCGCTACCAGAAGGAAGTCGGCGAGAGCATCGCCGCCGTGAAGGCCGCCGGTGTCACCAGTGCTGCCGGCACCGAGACGTTCAGCACGCTGGTCAACACGATCAACGAGCTGACCGACGGCATCAAGAAGCTCGAGAAGGCCGTCAACCACCACGTGGAAGGCGAGCCCTACGACCACGCGAAGCACGCCCGCGAGCACGTCTTCACCGCGCTCGGCACGGTGCGTGAGGCGGGCGACAAGCTCGAGGCCATCGTCGCCGACGACCTCTGGCCGTTGCCGACCTACCGCGAGATGCTCTTCATCCGCTAA
- a CDS encoding DUF481 domain-containing protein, giving the protein MSKAVPIIRAVSILGFMLALGHAGQARADEILLTNGDRLTGKVVSAGGGKLKIATAMAGEVTVDMANVRSFSTDEPIELHLTDGTILKQRVEAADDAGSAVRTTDGVLGPQTLPLASINQINPPPPPPVKWTGSVRAAAAFSRGNSFTDAFSLEADAVRRSERVRRTLGAAYAYGRERIESTGEKNTTEDEWFAYGKYDYYLSKKVYLYGLGKVEQDRAADLLVRVSPSVGVGYQWIESPTFNIHTEAGFGWQYERYENGETEGQYIARFAYHIDRKFWTRYSIFHDMEVLPSLEDIESFNVNTNAGLRVALTQKLFTEFKVVWEYDSTPAPNASKHDVDYLLSVGYSF; this is encoded by the coding sequence ATGAGCAAAGCTGTACCGATCATCCGTGCCGTATCGATTCTCGGGTTCATGCTGGCCTTAGGCCATGCCGGCCAGGCCCGCGCCGACGAAATCCTGTTGACCAATGGCGACCGCCTCACCGGCAAGGTAGTGAGCGCCGGTGGCGGGAAGCTGAAGATTGCCACCGCGATGGCGGGTGAGGTCACGGTCGACATGGCCAACGTGCGCTCGTTCAGCACCGATGAGCCGATCGAGCTGCATCTGACCGATGGCACGATCCTGAAGCAGCGCGTCGAGGCCGCCGACGACGCCGGTAGCGCCGTCCGCACGACCGACGGCGTGCTCGGACCGCAAACGTTGCCGCTGGCGTCGATCAACCAGATCAACCCCCCGCCACCCCCACCGGTAAAGTGGACGGGTAGCGTGCGGGCGGCCGCGGCGTTCTCGCGCGGGAACAGCTTTACCGACGCCTTCTCGCTGGAGGCAGACGCCGTCCGGCGGTCCGAGCGCGTCCGCAGGACCCTCGGCGCCGCCTATGCCTACGGCCGGGAACGCATCGAAAGCACCGGTGAGAAGAACACGACCGAGGACGAATGGTTCGCCTACGGTAAGTACGACTACTACCTCAGCAAAAAGGTCTACCTCTACGGCCTGGGCAAGGTGGAACAGGACCGCGCCGCCGACCTGCTGGTGCGGGTGTCGCCGAGCGTCGGTGTCGGTTACCAGTGGATCGAAAGCCCGACGTTCAACATCCACACGGAAGCCGGCTTCGGCTGGCAGTACGAACGCTACGAGAACGGCGAGACCGAAGGCCAGTACATCGCCCGATTCGCCTACCACATCGACCGCAAGTTCTGGACGCGATACTCGATCTTCCACGACATGGAAGTTCTGCCCAGCCTCGAGGACATCGAAAGCTTCAACGTCAACACCAACGCGGGCTTACGCGTCGCGCTCACGCAGAAGCTCTTCACCGAATTCAAGGTCGTCTGGGAGTACGATTCCACCCCCGCTCCCAACGCCAGCAAGCACGACGTCGATTACCTGCTGAGCGTGGGGTACAGTTTTTGA
- a CDS encoding PilZ domain-containing protein, whose protein sequence is MNRQDVADFSDRATPRTAARGPAVTSGPSYRRSNRTPAHSRLAIYPRQRGGRIDRQVARLSDYSEHGIGLVSGEPVEPGTRFAVRLVRPDGSKLALAFEVVHCRPAGPGRFQVGAKLPERATPQRRANFQTSITGKTVSGWERVLDVRAEEDRLWINMHPPDRESGWGMFIDRSELEAALLPPPIERAA, encoded by the coding sequence ATGAACCGTCAGGATGTTGCAGACTTCTCAGATCGTGCCACGCCCCGTACCGCGGCACGGGGACCGGCCGTCACCTCGGGCCCCAGCTATCGGCGGTCGAACCGCACGCCGGCGCACAGCAGGTTGGCGATCTATCCCCGCCAGCGCGGTGGTCGAATCGATCGCCAAGTTGCCCGGTTGAGTGACTACTCGGAACACGGCATCGGCCTCGTCAGTGGTGAACCGGTCGAACCGGGCACGCGCTTCGCCGTCCGGCTGGTTCGACCCGATGGCTCGAAGCTCGCGCTGGCGTTCGAGGTCGTTCACTGCCGCCCCGCCGGGCCCGGGCGGTTTCAAGTAGGAGCGAAACTGCCCGAACGCGCCACGCCGCAACGGCGAGCGAATTTTCAGACGTCCATCACCGGCAAGACCGTCAGCGGCTGGGAACGCGTGCTCGACGTGCGGGCCGAAGAGGACCGCCTTTGGATCAACATGCACCCACCCGACCGCGAAAGCGGCTGGGGCATGTTCATCGATCGCTCGGAACTCGAAGCCGCACTGCTGCCACCCCCCATCGAACGGGCGGCGTAA